A part of Aspergillus oryzae RIB40 DNA, chromosome 7 genomic DNA contains:
- a CDS encoding aquaporin (aquaporin (major intrinsic protein family)), with the protein MKFMNHGARADRAEHSGSTPVYSSTQKQLPMLHLKDTARNNVIAVIGEFVGTFLFLFFSFAGTQVSNTPKPVDGAPPNTANLLYSALSFGFSLMVNVWAFYRVTGGLFNPAVLWHVTLALCLVGGLSPIRGVLVFAAQIVAGIASAGVVSALFPGDLNVGTRLGGGASISQGLFIEMFLTAQLVFVIIMLAVVKHKSTFLAPVGIGLVFFVTEMIGKFILFRCHRTICLTRINVGDYYTGGSLNPARSLGPDVINRSFPGYHWIY; encoded by the exons ATGAAGTTTATGAATCATGGAGCTCGCGCTGATCGCGCCGAGCACTCTGGCTCGACCCCAGTGTACAGCTCCACGCAGAAGCAGCTCCCCATGTTGCATCTGAAGGACACCGCGCGGAACAATGTCATTGCCGTCATCGGAGAATTCGTCGgaaccttcttgttcttgtttttctcgtTCGCGGGCACCCAGGTGTCCAATACGCCCAAGCCGGTGGACGGTGCGCCACCGAATACAGCAAACTTGCTCTATTCAGCCTTGTCGTTCGGGTTTTCCTTGATGGTCAATGTCTGGGCCTTTTACCGCGTGACGGGCGGTCTCTTCAATCCAGCGGTATTATGGCAC GTCACACTGGCGTTATGCCTCGTGGGAGGCCTGTCTCCCATCCGTGGAGTCCTCGTCTTCGCAGCTCAGATCGTGGCCGGCATTGCGTCGGCCGGTGTGGTCAGCGCATTGTTTCCGGGCGACTTGAATGTCGGAACCCGTCTAGGAGGAGGAGCCTCTATCTCCCAGGGGCTGTTCATTGAGATGTTCCTCACCGCGCAACTCGTCTTTGTGATCATCATGTTGGCGGTGGTGAAACACAAGTCAACCTTTCTGGCCCCGGTCGGAATTGGTCTCGTCTTCTTTGTCACGGAGATGATCGGTAAGTTCATCCTTTTCCGCTGTCATCGCACCATTTGTCTGACACGCATCAATGTAGGCGACTACTATACCGGCGGCTCCCTCAATCCCGCTCGCTCTCTCGGCCCGGACGTCATCAACCGCAGCTTCCCGGGCTACCATTGGATTTACTGA
- a CDS encoding uncharacterized protein (predicted protein), with protein MLPNFPRPKRPFPWPAFRGDWDDKFSASAHTQTEPLFDRATWMVEYYFCIFFLLVTITVSISITTSTVTIIITMSRRNCKKKRTKPPINSNHNGKTQSGTST; from the exons ATGTTACCTAACTTTCCGCGCCCTAAGCGACCATTCCCTTGGCCT GCCTTCCGGGGTGATTGGGACGACAA GTTTTCTGCCAGTGCCCATACGCAAACTGAGCCACT GTTCGACCGAGCTACCTGGATGGTCGAATACTacttctgcatcttcttcctcttggtCACCATCACCGTCTCtatctccatcaccacctccaccgtcaccatcatcatcaccatgtCACGGAGGAATTGCAAGAAAAAGCGCACAAAGCCTCCAATTAATTCTAATCATAATGGCAAAACGCAGAGCGGCACAAGTACTTAG
- a CDS encoding uncharacterized protein (predicted protein), whose protein sequence is MLRDILQGLQDTLKASTVSYGVINIVLLLSLVFILVVQNGNTSTTRKLKQLQRLGLSISNMTDQYDSKYNEPEGTTSKGPVRIKAICIHPIKSCGRIELNRALLTKTGFKYDRCFAFATELGKNNPAMESKWRFISQRTKPTMSQIKTELWLPHKESNQRDPLVQAGGCVVVSFPDPDGPGCFNYLEKFFHIGNPVAKPEVRFIVPLQPTPAMINEYKIQFKTFGIHGRDAKGLDMGTIPSVAEALPKLKKYLRIANDQSLTLLRCTPDTLVRTDENLAPLEHIGTPSVHGYTDQQPININSLSSVHAVSTLLPKENQPLNAFRFRANLWITGAPAFDEESWKRYRILPKGPDAGPRADVAPTVSVVCRTSRCTMPNVDPETGKPSTDNPPPEKKRGKPQPSATLVKFRRVEDGNKSALGYIGMHCVPEDRALRMAEEQEKGLYVAVGDEIEVLERGEHLYGSTGNDY, encoded by the coding sequence ATGCTCCGAGATATCCTACAAGGTCTGCAGGACACGCTGAAGGCCTCCACAGTGTCATATGGAGTCATAAACATCGTGCTCCTACTAAGCCTggtcttcatcctcgtcgtccaAAATGGAAACACATCTACAACGCGCAAGCTCAAACAATTGCAAAGGCTCGGTCTATCGATCAGCAACATGACAGATCAATATGATTCCAAATACAACGAACCAGAAGGAACCACGAGCAAGGGACCAGTACGCATCAAAGCGATCTGCATTCATCCCATTAAGTCCTGCGGGCGAATCGAGTTAAATCGGGCCTTACTCACCAAGACCGGATTCAAGTACGACAGATGCTTCGCTTTCGCTACGGAACTGGGCAAGAATAATCCCGCCATGGAGTCCAAATGGCGATTTATCAGTCAGCGCACAAAGCCGACCATGTCCCAGATCAAGACGGAACTATGGCTTCCGCACAAGGAAAGCAATCAGCGTGACCCGCTTGTCCAAGCAGGTGGATGTGTCGTGGTATCATTCCCTGACCCCGATGGTCCTGGCTGTTTCAATTATCTCGAGAAATTCTTCCATATAGGAAACCCCGTCGCAAAGCCAGAAGTGCGGTTTATCGTACCTCTCCAACCCACGCCCGCCATGATAAACGAATATAAAATCCAATTCAAAACATTCGGCATCCACGGCCGTGACGCGAAGGGTCTGGACATGGGAACCATCCCCTCCGTCGCAGAAGCATTACCAAAACTAAAGAAATACTTGCGAATTGCAAACGACCAGAGCCTCACCCTACTAAGATGCACACCCGATACGCTCGTGCGCACAGATGAAAACCTAGCACCGCTCGAACACATCGGCACACCCTCTGTACACGGCTATACAGACCAACAacccatcaatatcaacagcCTTTCTTCCGTCCACGCTGTATCAACACTCCtaccaaaagaaaaccaaccccTCAATGCATTTCGTTTCCGCGCCAATCTCTGGATCACGGGTGCCCCCGCCTTCGACGAGGAGAGCTGGAAGCGTTACCGGATTTTACCCAAGGGTCCTGATGCAGGACCACGGGCTGATGTAGCTCCGACGGTGTCTGTTGTTTGTCGGACGTCGAGGTGTACGATGCCTAATGTTGATCCGGAGACTGGGAAGCCTAGTACGGATAATCCCCCgccggagaagaaaaggggtaAGCCGCAGCCGAGCGCGACGTTGGTTAAGTTTCGTAGGGTCGAGGATGGGAATAAGTCGGCTCTTGGGTATATAGGTATGCATTGTGTGCCTGAGGATCGGGCGCTGCGGATggcggaggagcaggagaagggGTTATACGTCGCTGTtggggatgagattgaggttCTTGAGCGTGGGGAGCATCTTTATGGCTCGACGGGTAATGATTACTAG
- the fhpA gene encoding flavohemoprotein (globins and related hemoproteins): MPLSPEQIQLIKATVPVLQQHGTTITTVFYNNMLTAHPELNAVFNNANKVNGHQPRALAGALFAYASHIDDLGALGPAVELICNKHASLYIQPEQYQIVGKFLLEAMGEVLGDALTPEILDAWATAYWQLADLMIGREAELYKQADGWTDFRHFRVAKKVPESSEITSFYLEPVDGKPLPKFRPGQYISVQVFVDSLKFPQCRQYSLSDAPRSDYYRISVKREAGLNTAEPNAPAHPGYVSNILHANIKEGDVVKVSHPFGDFYLSDADSPSPIVLIAAGVGLTPLTSILKTLTSNPPDAPQRKIHYIHGARSAATRAFKKDVDSLAEKYPNLHATFFETHPAAEEKQGEDYDHQGRVDLSKLDKSKDLFLDDPKTEYYVCGPDRFMTSTRAALAAEGVSPDRIKLELFGTGGVPA, translated from the coding sequence ATGCCGCTCTCCCCTGAACAAatccagctcatcaaggCCACCGTGCCGgtcctccagcagcatggcaccaccatcaccaccgtGTTCTACAATAACATGCTGACGGCCCACCCCGAGTTGAACGCCGTCTTCAACAACGCCAACAAGGTGAACGGCCATCAGCCCCGCGCCCTGGCCGGTGCCCTCTTTGCCTATGCCTCGCATATCGATGACCTGGGAGCTCTTGGGCCCGCTGTCGAGTTAATCTGCAACAAGCACGCGTCGCTGTATATCCAACCCGAGCAATACCAGATCGTGGGCAAGTTTCTGTTGGAGGCCATGGGCGAGGTCCTCGGTGATGCGCTGACCCCCGAGATCCTGGACGCCTGGGCCACCGCATACTGGCAGCTTGCCGACCTCATGATCGGTCGTGAGGCCGAACTGTACAAGCAGGCCGACGGATGGACGGACTTCCGCCACTTCCGTGTCGCCAAGAAGGTCCCTGAGTCCTCGGAGATCACCTCGTTCTACCTCGAGCCCGTTGATGGCAAGCCCCTCCCCAAGTTCCGCCCCGGCCAGTATATCTCCGTGCAGGTTTTCGTGGACTCGCTCAAGTTCCCCCAATGTCGCCAATACTCTCTGAGTGATGCCCCGCGGTCAGACTACTACCGTATCAGTGTGAAGAGGGAGGCCGGTCTCAACACCGCTGAGCCCAACGCTCCAGCTCACCCCGGATACGTGTCCAACATCCTCCACGCCAATATCAAGGAAGGCGACGTCGTCAAGGTCTCCCACCCCTTCGGTGACTTTTACCTCTCGGACGCAGACAGCCCCAGCCCCATTGTTCTCATCGCCGCCGGTGTGGGTCTCACCCCGCTCACTTCCATCCTCAAGACCCTCACCTCGAACCCCCCCGATGCCCCTCAGCGCAAGATTCACTACATCCACGGCGCCCGCTCCGCAGCGACTCGTGCCTTCAAGAAGGATGTTGACTCCCTGGCCGAGAAGTACCCCAACCTGCACGCTACGTTCTTCGAAACCCACCCAGCAGCCGAGGAAAAGCAGGGCGAGGATTACGACCACCAGGGCCGTGTCGATCTCTCCAAGCTGGACAAGTCCAAGGATCTGTTCCTCGACGACCCCAAGACGGAATACTACGTCTGTGGTCCCGACCGTTTCATGACCTCCACGCGTGCTGCGTTGGCCGCTGAGGGCGTCAGCCCGGATCGCATCAAGCTGGAGCTCTTCGGCACCGGCGGTGTTCCTGCTTAG
- a CDS encoding putative GABA permease (Uga4) (amino acid transporters), with the protein MAKMESQAAVQAHAGADEAGLADPGDIQLLAKMGYKQELRRQYSTVQIFAVAFSIMGLVPSIASTLAFSLPAGPAGMVWGWLTASIFIFTVGLAMADMASAMPTAGGLYWWTHYFAGEKYKKVLSFLVGYSNTMGLIGGMCSVDYTLSLMLLACVSITRDGNWSASNGTIYGVYVGLIIIHALCGIYTGKIMPKIQTFCIFINVAIIVATVIALPVGKVTRGEKLNSGSFVYGHVDNLTSWPTGWAFVLSFLAPIWSIGFFDSCVHMSEEALHAAKAVPLGIIWSAGCATVLGFFVLSIIAACMNPDVSATMNSVYGQPMAQVYFDALGKKGALGFMGVLIVIQFLIGLSLIVAASRQVWAFSRDGALPFSGYFRHVSKRVRYQPVRAIIGLVVVCIIFGLLCLINSVAANALFSLFVASNYVAWGTPILCRLIWGKTRFRPGEFYTGILSRPLATIAVVWLVFGLILSMFPSTGPNPSAQDMNYTIVINGFVWIAAMTYYVLFARRWYTGPKMTIDAPPSATDSASGDEGRVEQKAE; encoded by the exons ATGGCCAAGATGGAATCGCAGGCGGCCGTCCAGGCTCACGCCGGCGCCGATGAGGCCGGCCTGGCGGATCCTGGCGATATACAATTACTGG CGAAAATGGGTTACAAGCAGGAACTGCGCCGACAGTATTCGACCGTGCAGATTTTCGCCGTCGCGTTTAGTATCATGGGTCTGGTGCCGTCAATCGCCTCGACGCTCGCGTTTTCGTTGCCCGCCGGGCCGGCGGGTATGGTTTGG GGTTGGCTCACCGCGagtattttcattttcaccGTCGGTCTTGCTATG GCCGATATGGCGTCCGCCATGCCCACTGCCGGAGGTCTTTATTGGTGGACGCATTACTTCGCCGGTGAGAAATACAAGAAGGTGTTGAGCTTTCTGGTTGGATATAGCAATACAATGGGGTTGATTGGAGGCATGTGCTCGGTGGATT ACACACTCTCTCTGATGCTGCTGGCTTGTGTCTCTATCACTCGCGACGGGAACTGGTCGGCCTCGAACGGCACGATTTACGGCGTCTATGTCggcctcatcatcatccacgcCCTCTGCGGTATCTATACGGGGAAAATCATGCCCAAGATCCAAACCTTCTGTATCTTTATCAACGTCGCCATCATCGTCGCGACCGTTATCGCTCTCCCTGTTGGAAAGGTCACTCGTGGCGAAAAGCTCAACTCGGGATCATTCGTCTATGGACACGTTGATAATCTTACCAGCTGGCCAACCGGCTGGGCCTTCGTCCTCTCCTTTTTGGCCCCTATCTGGTCcattggtttctttgattcttgCGTGCATATGAGTGAGGAGGCGCTCCATGCCGCGAAGGCTGTGCCGCTGGGAATCATTTGGTCGGCTGGTTGTGCAACTGTGTTGGGCTTTTTCGTCCTGTCGATCATCGCAGCCTGCATGAACCCGGATGTGAGCGCGACAATGAACTCCGTGTACGGCCAACCTATGGCGCAG GTCTACTTCGACGCACTGGGCAAGAAAGGAGCCCTCGGCTTCATGGGCGTGCTGATCGTCATCCAATTCCTTATCGGTCTCAGCCTG ATCGTCGCCGCCTCCCGCCAAGTCTGGGCCTTCTCCCGTGACGGAGCCCTGCCCTTCTCTGGTTATTTCCGCCATGTCAGCAAACGCGTCCGCTACCAACCCGTCCGTGCCATCATCGGCCTGGTCGTCGTCTGCATCATCTTCGGCCTGCTGTGCCTGATCAACTCCGTTGCCGCGAACGCACTGTTCTCCTTGTTCGTAGCCTCCAATTACGTCGCATGGGGCACACCCATCCTCTGCCGCCTGATCTGGGGCAAGACGCGCTTCCGACCGGGCGAATTCTACACTGGAATCTTGAGTCGTCCGCTGGCCACGATTGCCGTCGTCTGGTTGGTGTTCGGTTTGATCTTGTCTATGTTCCCCAGCACGGGGCCGAATCCCAGTg CCCAGGATATGAACTACACAATCGTCATCAATGGCTTCGTGTGGATCGCCGCGATGACTTACTATGTTCTTTTCGCGAGGAGATGGTACACCGGACCCAAGATGACCATCGATGCGCCACCGAGTGCAACGGATTCTGCGTCCGGGGATGAGGGAAGAGTTGAGCAGAAGGCGGAGTAG